A single region of the Streptomyces virginiae genome encodes:
- a CDS encoding NUDIX hydrolase, with protein sequence MTPTRSALRYLVHEYLERYPAERDRLAPLTTALDEPGDPTSRATLPGHITCSAVVIDRDQHVLHIHHRATGLALVPGGHLEPSDRTLIAAAVRELHEEAGIAVGDLSLTTQLLDSPLDIDIHDIAPRPAKGEGEHQHYDVRFVFYLRREAPPIFLQDEEVSGAQWLPFDQVTSPALRAKLIDTPLDGPSVNTVYA encoded by the coding sequence ATGACGCCCACTCGCTCCGCTCTCCGCTACCTCGTCCACGAATACCTTGAGCGCTACCCTGCCGAGCGCGACCGCCTGGCGCCCCTGACGACGGCCCTCGACGAACCCGGTGATCCAACGAGTCGGGCCACCCTTCCGGGACATATCACATGCAGTGCCGTCGTCATCGACCGCGACCAGCACGTCCTGCACATCCACCACAGGGCCACCGGACTGGCCCTCGTGCCTGGTGGACACCTTGAACCGTCTGATCGCACGCTCATCGCCGCTGCGGTGCGCGAGCTCCACGAGGAGGCAGGGATTGCCGTCGGCGACCTATCCCTCACCACCCAGCTCCTCGACAGCCCGCTCGACATCGATATCCACGACATCGCTCCCCGGCCAGCGAAGGGCGAAGGCGAACACCAGCACTACGACGTCAGATTCGTCTTCTACCTCAGGCGGGAGGCTCCTCCGATCTTCCTGCAGGACGAGGAAGTCTCCGGGGCCCAATGGCTCCCCTTCGACCAAGTCACCTCCCCCGCGCTGCGCGCCAAACTGATCGACACACCACTCGACGGACCGTCAGTCAATACGGTCTACGCATGA
- a CDS encoding NUDIX domain-containing protein, protein MHTAPHPRPAAARIEQTGPGYRPLTKVVLLALRPDGRVALVRRAHLPDRGQLALVGGRLEPAEWLDEAACRGASRTLGIRVGVQDIELSGLLHYRSEQGAGRLCAVFATQRWSGVPRNTAPDRYSEVVWADPGGPPADCRALTHAVLNQYVAGTLYGALAMPPAGPATAEGASAGAAECGGELQPPVRGPAGPLTTSDETSSARPDLRGTK, encoded by the coding sequence GTGCACACCGCGCCCCATCCCCGCCCGGCTGCTGCCCGAATCGAACAGACCGGGCCCGGCTACCGGCCGCTCACGAAGGTCGTGCTCCTCGCGCTGCGCCCCGACGGGCGGGTCGCGCTGGTCCGCCGGGCTCATCTGCCAGATCGCGGACAGCTGGCCTTGGTGGGCGGACGGCTGGAGCCGGCGGAGTGGCTGGACGAGGCCGCGTGCCGGGGTGCCTCCCGAACCCTGGGCATCCGGGTGGGGGTACAGGACATCGAGCTCAGCGGCCTCCTGCACTACCGCAGCGAGCAGGGCGCGGGACGCTTGTGCGCCGTCTTCGCCACCCAGCGCTGGTCCGGAGTGCCCCGCAACACCGCACCGGACCGGTACAGCGAGGTGGTGTGGGCCGACCCCGGCGGCCCTCCGGCCGACTGCCGGGCCCTGACCCACGCCGTCCTCAACCAGTACGTCGCCGGAACCCTCTACGGCGCCCTCGCTATGCCTCCTGCCGGGCCGGCCACGGCCGAAGGTGCATCAGCGGGGGCGGCGGAGTGCGGAGGCGAACTGCAGCCGCCGGTGCGGGGGCCCGCCGGACCGCTTACGACCAGCGACGAGACCAGCAGTGCACGACCGGATCTGAGGGGGACGAAGTGA
- a CDS encoding ABC transporter ATP-binding protein: MSSEADGDPEQATVSDSERLLFGGELAYDVGWDQHEGAWLKLGLWTMAKGLPRMIGTGLRLAHLADARALRVVLGAEVGRGIAQAIGLVAVNAVLGHILAGGGTNERLTSAFPALMAVAVTALVGSLLRSASTAATGELEPKVQRVATEQYLGLVHRVELAAIEDDEFHRLLDAARYGADSARRMIRYCTNTLNSGISLVAAASVLTVLHIGLLPLLVLMTLPSGWRSLTISRQRYLSFHAFVQHARAGHLLGQLLTQREAAAEVRVHEVGPFLLSHFREMAETSEREQTRLARNAAKIGLIADGASGIATLLTYGALGLLLWSGRMDLAVASTAVLAIRTGSSSLDGLVVQMADLHQESLFVADFERLCVEAKARAIPETGEDLPAKVREVRFEKVTFTYPGSGGETPEPTLREVSLSFPMGKVIAVVGANGSGKSTLVKLLAGLHMPDEGGGTIWWDDVDAAKAQRKQIFARIALMSQSFFRWPFTVRVNVGIGRPTVPIDDQAVQAAAEFSGAWKFIAALRRGLGTLLGRGYKGGQEASGGEWQMLGIARALYRRPEILVVDEPTSALDAVAEQRVFDQIRALAAAGQTVVLITHRLHSVRHADVIHVMKDGQVAESGTFSELMDESTGTGEFRSAYLVQAAAFADSVPAQRSPATDLAKDMT; encoded by the coding sequence GTGAGCAGCGAAGCCGATGGTGATCCTGAACAGGCAACGGTGTCGGACTCGGAACGGCTGCTGTTCGGCGGGGAGCTGGCGTACGACGTCGGCTGGGACCAGCACGAGGGCGCCTGGCTGAAGCTGGGCCTGTGGACCATGGCCAAGGGCTTACCCCGGATGATCGGCACCGGGCTGCGCCTCGCGCACCTCGCCGACGCCCGCGCCCTGCGCGTGGTCCTCGGCGCCGAAGTAGGCCGCGGGATCGCCCAGGCGATCGGGCTGGTCGCAGTCAACGCGGTCCTGGGGCACATCCTCGCCGGAGGCGGGACGAACGAGCGCTTGACCAGCGCGTTCCCAGCACTGATGGCCGTCGCGGTCACCGCTCTGGTGGGTTCGCTTCTGCGGTCCGCGTCAACGGCCGCCACCGGTGAGCTGGAGCCGAAGGTCCAGAGGGTGGCCACCGAGCAGTACCTGGGGCTCGTCCACCGGGTTGAGCTCGCGGCGATCGAGGACGACGAGTTCCACCGGCTGCTGGACGCCGCCCGGTACGGGGCCGACTCCGCCCGGCGCATGATCCGCTACTGCACCAACACCCTCAACTCCGGGATCTCCCTGGTCGCGGCGGCCAGTGTGCTCACCGTGCTCCACATCGGACTTTTGCCCCTCCTCGTCCTGATGACCCTGCCGAGCGGTTGGAGGTCGCTGACGATCTCCCGCCAGCGGTACCTCTCCTTCCACGCCTTCGTCCAGCACGCACGGGCCGGACACCTCCTGGGTCAGTTGCTGACCCAGCGGGAAGCGGCGGCCGAGGTCCGCGTCCACGAGGTCGGGCCCTTCCTCCTCTCCCACTTCCGGGAGATGGCCGAGACGAGCGAGCGCGAGCAAACCCGCCTGGCCCGCAACGCGGCGAAGATCGGCCTGATCGCCGACGGCGCGTCCGGCATCGCCACCCTACTCACCTACGGGGCGCTGGGACTGCTGCTGTGGAGCGGGCGGATGGACCTCGCGGTCGCCAGCACGGCGGTCCTGGCCATCCGCACCGGGTCCTCCAGCCTGGACGGCCTCGTCGTGCAGATGGCCGACCTGCACCAGGAGTCCCTGTTCGTCGCCGACTTCGAGCGGCTCTGTGTGGAGGCGAAGGCGCGGGCCATCCCGGAGACCGGCGAGGACCTGCCCGCGAAGGTTCGCGAAGTCCGCTTCGAGAAGGTCACTTTCACCTACCCCGGCAGCGGGGGCGAGACGCCGGAGCCGACCCTGCGCGAGGTGTCCCTGTCCTTCCCCATGGGCAAGGTCATCGCCGTGGTCGGGGCGAACGGCTCGGGCAAGTCCACCCTGGTCAAGCTCCTGGCCGGCCTGCACATGCCCGACGAGGGCGGCGGCACGATCTGGTGGGACGACGTCGACGCGGCCAAGGCCCAGCGCAAGCAGATCTTCGCCCGCATCGCGCTCATGTCGCAGTCCTTCTTCCGGTGGCCCTTCACGGTGAGGGTGAACGTCGGCATCGGCCGGCCCACCGTCCCCATCGACGACCAGGCGGTACAGGCTGCCGCCGAGTTCTCCGGCGCCTGGAAGTTCATCGCCGCCCTGCGCCGCGGCCTCGGCACCTTGCTCGGGCGGGGCTACAAGGGCGGTCAGGAGGCGTCCGGCGGCGAGTGGCAGATGCTGGGGATCGCCCGAGCTTTGTACAGGAGGCCCGAGATTCTCGTGGTCGACGAGCCCACGAGCGCCCTTGACGCGGTGGCTGAGCAGCGGGTCTTCGACCAGATCCGGGCACTGGCCGCGGCCGGTCAGACCGTCGTGCTGATCACCCACCGCCTTCACTCGGTGCGGCATGCCGACGTCATCCACGTCATGAAGGACGGCCAGGTCGCCGAGTCCGGGACGTTCTCCGAGCTCATGGACGAGAGCACCGGCACGGGGGAATTCCGCAGCGCCTATCTGGTCCAGGCCGCCGCGTTCGCGGACAGCGTGCCCGCCCAGCGGTCCCCCGCAACGGATCTCGCGAAGGACATGACGTGA
- a CDS encoding 5'-3' exonuclease, giving the protein MTAIAPLLLVDGHHLLYRAHFGFPKRFQALDGTDVTGAFGFVALLRKAHREHGYGHEVLVVFDAEDGADTRIQAEAGYKANRADADHSPIQALAPLKAMLDQGGVRWLEWPGAEGDDVLATIATREAAVGRAVVVLSGDRDLYGLLTQSRIRILNPQAPPGRQFVTAPAVADRYGVTPAQWTDFRALTGDPSDNLPGVPGVGPVTAARLLTGGRRLEDLPAAAPGRLAKPLARIRETWDDVVRVRSILRLNCDLPYPQNTVTGTATPELTAPATLMKAAGLW; this is encoded by the coding sequence ATGACCGCGATCGCGCCGCTGCTCCTCGTCGACGGGCATCATCTGCTCTACCGCGCCCACTTCGGGTTCCCCAAGCGGTTCCAGGCGCTGGACGGGACCGACGTGACCGGCGCGTTCGGCTTCGTGGCGCTCCTGCGCAAGGCGCACCGCGAGCACGGCTACGGTCATGAGGTCCTGGTGGTCTTCGACGCCGAGGACGGCGCCGACACTCGGATCCAAGCTGAGGCCGGGTATAAGGCAAACCGGGCTGACGCCGACCACAGTCCGATCCAGGCTCTGGCGCCGCTGAAGGCGATGCTCGACCAGGGCGGAGTGCGGTGGCTGGAATGGCCCGGCGCCGAGGGCGACGACGTGCTGGCCACGATCGCCACGCGTGAGGCCGCCGTCGGCCGTGCGGTGGTCGTGCTCTCGGGGGACCGCGACCTCTACGGCCTCCTCACCCAGAGCAGGATCCGGATCCTGAACCCGCAGGCCCCGCCCGGCCGCCAGTTCGTCACCGCTCCCGCGGTCGCCGACCGCTACGGGGTGACGCCGGCGCAGTGGACTGACTTCCGGGCCCTGACCGGGGACCCGTCCGACAACCTCCCCGGCGTCCCGGGCGTGGGACCGGTGACCGCCGCCCGGCTCCTGACCGGCGGGCGCCGGCTCGAGGACCTGCCCGCCGCCGCACCGGGCCGCCTGGCCAAGCCCCTGGCCCGCATCCGGGAGACGTGGGACGACGTCGTCCGCGTGCGGTCCATCCTGCGCCTGAACTGCGACCTGCCGTACCCGCAGAACACCGTCACCGGGACAGCCACACCCGAACTGACAGCACCCGCCACGCTGATGAAGGCGGCCGGCCTGTGGTGA
- a CDS encoding MFS transporter encodes MVTTPAQASVTTPDDKASLRGHRSFIAFLTGESASLIGTAVHGIALPTLAVLLLHATPDQISFLFFLIQIPTFVLALPAGAFIDRHNKKTVLITTDLAAAAVVAVIPAATVLGTLSMPTLYAVALALGAVTVLHQAAAIAIVPQLVEPGLLQQAHSRIGAAFGAADTAGTYLGTAVVAVVGAGRAFALDAVSYLVSAWCATRIRTVHAPPAPKVRRRMATDIWEGLMYVARTPLVRPLVLCLAGTGFGSALTSTFWAYHLLTTVKTGTTGLGVIMGVSGAGCLAGALAAPRIVRRFGPGPVLVAGFAMYPLMSVPLLIAGPGPLWLLVLALAGSLQLAAAACAGTTQRSVSWGTSVLSHHSSLEPVKGVRVALY; translated from the coding sequence GTGGTGACCACGCCCGCCCAAGCCTCCGTCACCACACCGGACGACAAGGCGTCGCTGCGCGGCCACCGGTCCTTCATCGCATTCCTGACAGGCGAGAGCGCAAGCTTGATCGGGACGGCTGTGCACGGCATCGCCCTACCCACGCTCGCGGTACTCCTCCTGCACGCCACGCCGGACCAGATCTCGTTCCTCTTCTTCCTCATCCAGATCCCGACCTTCGTCCTCGCGCTGCCGGCCGGGGCGTTCATCGACCGGCACAACAAGAAGACGGTGCTGATCACCACTGATCTTGCGGCGGCCGCCGTGGTCGCGGTGATCCCGGCCGCCACCGTCCTCGGGACGTTGTCCATGCCAACGCTGTACGCCGTGGCCCTGGCCTTGGGTGCCGTGACGGTGCTCCACCAGGCCGCGGCCATCGCCATCGTGCCGCAGCTCGTCGAACCCGGGCTGCTCCAGCAGGCCCACTCACGGATCGGAGCGGCGTTCGGCGCCGCCGACACGGCCGGTACCTATCTGGGGACCGCGGTGGTCGCCGTGGTGGGCGCCGGCCGGGCCTTCGCCCTGGACGCCGTCTCCTACCTGGTCTCGGCATGGTGTGCGACCCGGATCCGCACCGTTCACGCGCCGCCGGCCCCCAAGGTGCGGCGAAGAATGGCCACGGACATCTGGGAGGGCCTGATGTACGTGGCCCGCACACCGCTCGTGCGGCCGCTCGTCCTGTGCCTGGCCGGGACAGGGTTCGGCTCCGCCCTGACCTCGACTTTCTGGGCGTATCACCTGCTGACCACAGTGAAGACCGGCACGACCGGGCTCGGCGTGATCATGGGGGTGTCCGGCGCCGGATGCCTGGCCGGTGCGCTCGCCGCACCCCGGATCGTCCGCAGGTTCGGGCCCGGACCGGTCCTGGTCGCCGGATTCGCGATGTACCCGCTGATGAGCGTGCCGCTGCTGATTGCCGGGCCCGGGCCGCTGTGGCTCCTGGTCCTCGCCCTGGCGGGCAGTCTCCAGCTCGCCGCGGCCGCCTGCGCGGGCACCACCCAGCGCTCGGTTTCTTGGGGCACTTCAGTTCTGTCTCATCACTCGTCCCTCGAACCGGTGAAGGGTGTCCGCGTCGCCCTCTACTGA